A genomic segment from Sulfitobacter sp. DSM 110093 encodes:
- a CDS encoding hydroxymethylglutaryl-CoA lyase, whose amino-acid sequence MSRANAIYPADRVTLREVGLRDGLQIAKSQPTTQAKIAWLEAELAAGVRHFEIGSFLPATRFPQFADIAEMVAAGERLNIHSAALTLNERGAEAAVQTAIREMVCVISATEEHSQANTRRSREAAVELVGKVTAMRDARAPDTLVNAGISMALGCSISGDVDPEEVVRLAAACIEAGADIVGIADTVGYAGPKAVGALCARMQKLCGDQPFIIHLHDTRGMGVANAAAALDNGARVIDASLGGLGGCPFAPGATGNAVFEDIVFLSETMGFTTGIDLERLKEVRRIAEEAMPYDEFHGALHRAGPPKNADWQTKSLV is encoded by the coding sequence ATGAGCCGCGCGAATGCCATCTATCCTGCCGACCGCGTCACATTGCGTGAGGTTGGCTTGCGTGACGGATTGCAGATTGCAAAATCACAGCCCACGACTCAGGCCAAGATCGCCTGGCTGGAGGCTGAACTTGCTGCCGGTGTGCGCCACTTCGAGATTGGATCATTTCTTCCCGCAACCCGCTTTCCTCAGTTTGCTGACATCGCCGAGATGGTCGCAGCAGGCGAGCGCCTGAACATCCACTCTGCTGCGCTGACCCTGAACGAGCGTGGCGCGGAAGCCGCTGTGCAGACCGCGATCCGCGAAATGGTCTGCGTTATTTCTGCAACAGAAGAACACAGTCAGGCCAATACGCGCCGCTCACGCGAAGCCGCTGTCGAACTGGTTGGCAAAGTCACGGCAATGCGCGATGCGCGAGCTCCCGACACCCTTGTAAACGCCGGAATCTCGATGGCGCTCGGCTGTTCGATTTCTGGCGATGTGGACCCTGAAGAGGTTGTCCGTTTGGCGGCAGCCTGTATTGAGGCAGGTGCCGATATTGTCGGGATCGCAGATACAGTTGGCTACGCAGGTCCAAAGGCAGTTGGCGCGCTTTGTGCGCGGATGCAAAAGCTGTGCGGTGATCAGCCGTTCATTATCCACCTGCATGACACGCGGGGAATGGGCGTGGCCAATGCAGCGGCTGCTTTGGATAACGGGGCGCGGGTGATTGATGCATCGCTGGGCGGATTGGGGGGATGCCCCTTTGCACCCGGTGCGACCGGCAATGCTGTTTTCGAAGATATCGTTTTCCTGTCCGAGACCATGGGTTTCACAACCGGGATCGACCTCGAGAGGTTGAAAGAAGTTCGGCGTATCGCGGAGGAGGCGATGCCCTATGACGAGTTCCACGGGGCCCTGCATCGTGCAGGTCCACCGAAGAACGCAGATTGGCAGACCAAATCATTGGTTTGA
- the dctP gene encoding TRAP transporter substrate-binding protein DctP — MKYIVSAALGAAIFAASAPASQAATEMRCSHQLPPSHHIAKVVDRWAAEVETLSEGEIDVQVFGADSLVGARENIVATAKGDIECAFSLNFQWGKTLPIMNVTVAPFAFGDIEVWEKWPTSEAAAFLEEKLLEKGVRNIAWLFQTNTSVFTTNGEPLVTPEDFEGLKMRGLTPPFDASLSALGATPTAMPGSEVYQALATGIIDGAVTDVAAAVSRKYYEVQDAFTVVPVLSAYLHGYLNPDFYDGLSDKSKNALKEAGLKASEWAIEASTEAGAAGPAQLEEKGVTVHIATPKEIAALEAVMRPAFDKSFGEGNADSQKLLELIGKM, encoded by the coding sequence ATGAAATACATCGTATCCGCGGCCCTTGGCGCGGCCATCTTCGCGGCATCAGCACCGGCCTCACAGGCCGCCACAGAAATGCGTTGCAGTCACCAATTGCCTCCGTCGCACCACATTGCCAAGGTTGTCGACCGCTGGGCCGCAGAGGTCGAGACTCTCTCCGAAGGTGAGATCGACGTGCAGGTTTTTGGTGCCGACAGCCTTGTAGGTGCGCGCGAGAACATCGTGGCGACTGCCAAAGGCGACATCGAATGCGCTTTTTCGCTCAACTTCCAGTGGGGCAAAACTCTACCAATTATGAACGTGACTGTCGCGCCCTTCGCCTTTGGCGATATCGAGGTCTGGGAGAAATGGCCAACCTCTGAAGCAGCGGCATTTCTGGAAGAAAAGCTGCTTGAGAAAGGGGTCCGGAACATCGCTTGGCTGTTCCAGACTAACACCTCCGTATTCACCACGAATGGAGAGCCACTGGTAACACCTGAGGATTTCGAAGGTCTGAAGATGCGTGGCCTGACACCGCCCTTTGACGCTTCCCTTTCAGCGCTCGGGGCCACGCCTACTGCAATGCCCGGCTCTGAGGTGTATCAGGCGTTGGCGACTGGTATCATCGATGGTGCCGTTACTGACGTCGCCGCCGCCGTATCGCGGAAGTACTATGAGGTGCAGGACGCCTTTACTGTCGTACCGGTACTATCAGCCTATCTGCATGGCTATCTGAACCCAGATTTCTACGACGGATTGTCGGATAAGTCCAAGAATGCGCTTAAGGAAGCGGGCTTGAAGGCATCGGAATGGGCCATTGAGGCCTCAACCGAAGCGGGTGCGGCCGGTCCCGCTCAGCTTGAGGAAAAAGGTGTTACAGTTCATATCGCAACACCCAAAGAGATCGCGGCACTTGAAGCGGTCATGCGGCCTGCTTTCGACAAGTCTTTTGGGGAAGGCAATGCGGACAGCCAGAAGCTTCTCGAACTCATCGGCAAGATGTGA
- a CDS encoding TRAP transporter small permease subunit, with protein sequence MIDHKEWGAANVPLFPDRIVTCLVRFCGALSTALILVIFVQIVFAVIRRYLFDSPLQWSDEMIGYMLVTFVMLGSAEALRRGDHIAIDLASAQLRPRMARIQIAIANLSVMAFAIIVGLSIWDSISFAYSFGSYSVGYIEIATWIPQAPIVLGMALLFLTAGLGFYRSVRGLPQ encoded by the coding sequence ATGATTGACCACAAAGAGTGGGGGGCGGCAAACGTTCCCCTCTTCCCCGACCGCATTGTCACCTGCCTTGTCCGTTTTTGCGGCGCACTGAGCACGGCGTTGATCCTGGTGATTTTTGTCCAGATCGTTTTCGCCGTAATCCGGCGCTATCTTTTCGACAGTCCCCTGCAATGGAGTGATGAGATGATTGGCTATATGCTCGTTACCTTTGTCATGCTGGGCTCTGCCGAAGCGCTGCGGCGGGGGGATCATATCGCAATTGACCTTGCGTCGGCCCAGTTGCGTCCTCGAATGGCGCGCATCCAGATAGCCATTGCGAACCTGTCAGTTATGGCGTTCGCCATCATCGTCGGCCTGTCCATCTGGGATAGCATTTCCTTCGCATATAGTTTCGGCTCCTACTCTGTCGGCTATATCGAGATTGCGACATGGATTCCGCAGGCACCGATCGTTCTTGGCATGGCCCTGCTATTTCTGACCGCGGGACTTGGCTTTTACCGCTCAGTCAGGGGATTGCCTCAATGA
- a CDS encoding TRAP transporter large permease, translated as MTLVLVFAGLILLLLTGIPIFAALGLTASAIMMIAEGDIDGLGKAVFAHLDKPILSTIPLFVFMAHVMIRAKVIEDLYTFAHTVIGHVKGGLGVATVLACTIFAAISGSSVATALSIGSSAIPQMKRFGYAERDALGVVAAGGTLGILIPPSGPMILYAIVSEASIGALFLAGIVPGMLLALMFSAYCMVQARGRNGIDTPDWAGWTAAASAFRRSVWALLAPPVVMGGIYFGIFTASEAAAAGCLYALLVAVLVYRSFGLRDLWACAYATMRTSMMVFMIIAGAAMFGHAITLVRLPVGVTEAVTSLGLGPIGFILVVMCLIFVLGMFLESIAIILITTPILLPTMTVLGIDPIWYGVLLMINLELAMITPPVGMNLFVIKGITDAPLGTIVRGAAPFVGIMLFGLALLIVMPGLTTWLPTAAGFGR; from the coding sequence ATGACCCTGGTACTTGTCTTTGCAGGCTTGATCTTGCTTTTGCTTACAGGCATCCCGATCTTCGCAGCGTTGGGCCTTACAGCCAGCGCCATCATGATGATTGCCGAAGGTGATATCGATGGATTGGGGAAGGCTGTCTTTGCCCATCTGGACAAACCGATCTTGAGCACCATTCCCCTCTTCGTTTTCATGGCACATGTTATGATCCGGGCAAAGGTAATCGAAGACCTCTACACCTTTGCTCATACCGTCATCGGTCATGTAAAAGGGGGGCTGGGTGTCGCGACAGTTCTTGCCTGCACCATATTCGCCGCCATCTCCGGCTCATCTGTCGCTACGGCTCTTTCCATCGGGTCAAGTGCCATCCCCCAGATGAAACGTTTTGGCTACGCAGAGCGCGATGCGTTGGGCGTTGTGGCGGCTGGTGGCACACTGGGCATCCTGATCCCGCCATCCGGACCCATGATCCTATATGCCATCGTGTCGGAGGCATCCATTGGCGCGCTGTTTCTGGCCGGGATCGTACCGGGAATGTTGTTGGCGCTGATGTTCTCTGCCTATTGCATGGTCCAGGCGCGCGGGCGCAACGGGATAGACACACCTGACTGGGCAGGCTGGACAGCTGCGGCCTCGGCCTTCCGCCGTTCGGTCTGGGCGCTGCTTGCCCCGCCTGTTGTAATGGGCGGCATTTACTTCGGTATCTTCACCGCATCCGAAGCCGCCGCCGCAGGTTGCTTGTACGCCTTGCTGGTTGCTGTGTTAGTCTATCGCAGTTTCGGGCTGCGTGATCTTTGGGCATGTGCCTATGCGACGATGCGGACCTCAATGATGGTTTTCATGATTATCGCTGGGGCTGCCATGTTCGGGCATGCCATTACGTTGGTCCGTCTTCCGGTCGGTGTGACGGAAGCCGTGACAAGCCTTGGGCTTGGGCCAATTGGGTTTATTCTGGTGGTGATGTGTCTCATTTTCGTGCTGGGCATGTTTCTTGAGTCTATTGCGATCATCCTGATCACGACACCGATCTTGTTACCCACAATGACTGTCCTTGGCATCGACCCGATCTGGTACGGCGTCCTCTTGATGATCAACCTCGAACTGGCGATGATTACGCCACCTGTCGGGATGAATCTTTTCGTGATCAAAGGCATCACCGACGCTCCACTCGGAACAATCGTACGAGGGGCGGCTCCGTTCGTTGGAATCATGTTATTTGGCCTCGCGCTTTTAATTGTAATGCCAGGGCTTACGACATGGTTGCCAACCGCTGCTGGGTTTGGACGTTGA
- a CDS encoding HAMP domain-containing sensor histidine kinase: protein MDKHARKDPTALRTSIRLSLQYSFLYSVLSALVFALAYWFTQYEVQDWVLDQMRSDAETLVEIFELGGDEVLIDRVDALAEVSFQNARVYQLLNSDSTIVSGNLSSTFASPLPDYLPAQDLPLAGEIHDEVTGYWLRADDVGPYLLIQGAGDHIVLEILEALGMALVVGYLAVVILGLIVGVRIGRITERRITAISNTLAEVSSGNLASRISTVPKARDDLSRVSTEINSMLGQIKRLLESQEQISNDIAHDMRTPLQHLRQRLEKLRDSPTIRPDDISASLDQTEEIIATFNALLRIAQIEGSDRRERFRLNDLSEIIANVTEVFEPTAENAGIELTTKMPDEQLAVIGDRNLLTQLLSNLVENAIKHCPAGSKVLVLAESTPAGPTLRIADSGPGIERDDRERIFRRFFRGEKSRNSPGNGLGLALVKAICDLHGADITVSENKPGTTFEIIFVG, encoded by the coding sequence ATGGATAAGCACGCGCGCAAAGATCCAACCGCGTTGAGGACATCCATAAGGCTGTCTTTGCAATACTCGTTCCTCTATTCGGTGCTTTCTGCACTGGTCTTCGCCTTGGCCTATTGGTTCACGCAATACGAAGTTCAAGACTGGGTCCTCGATCAAATGCGTAGCGATGCGGAGACGCTCGTTGAAATTTTTGAGTTGGGCGGCGATGAGGTGTTGATCGACCGTGTAGATGCCCTCGCCGAAGTCAGCTTTCAGAATGCCCGGGTTTACCAGCTCTTAAACTCAGACAGCACGATCGTTTCCGGTAACCTGTCCTCGACCTTCGCAAGCCCTTTGCCAGACTACCTTCCCGCCCAGGATTTGCCTCTTGCTGGAGAAATCCACGATGAGGTCACCGGCTATTGGCTACGCGCAGATGATGTTGGCCCCTATCTCCTGATCCAAGGGGCAGGAGACCATATCGTCTTGGAGATTCTGGAAGCGCTCGGCATGGCTTTGGTGGTGGGCTATTTGGCGGTTGTGATCCTCGGCCTTATCGTGGGTGTCCGAATAGGCCGCATCACCGAGCGGCGGATTACGGCGATATCCAATACCCTCGCGGAGGTTTCCTCTGGCAACCTCGCTTCCCGTATTTCAACGGTCCCAAAGGCTCGTGATGACCTTTCGCGGGTATCAACCGAGATAAATAGTATGCTCGGCCAGATCAAACGCTTGCTCGAAAGCCAAGAACAGATCTCGAATGACATTGCCCATGATATGCGCACACCGCTTCAGCATCTTCGGCAGCGGCTGGAGAAACTACGAGACAGTCCGACTATTCGGCCGGACGATATTTCGGCCAGTCTTGATCAAACTGAAGAAATCATAGCGACCTTCAACGCCCTTTTGCGTATCGCTCAGATTGAGGGAAGTGACCGTCGCGAAAGGTTCAGGCTGAACGATCTTTCTGAGATCATAGCCAATGTTACGGAAGTCTTTGAGCCGACGGCAGAGAATGCTGGCATTGAGTTGACCACTAAGATGCCGGACGAACAGCTTGCGGTTATTGGTGATAGAAATCTTCTGACGCAATTACTGTCGAACCTTGTCGAGAACGCGATCAAACATTGTCCCGCTGGTTCTAAGGTTTTGGTCTTAGCGGAGAGCACACCTGCCGGCCCGACCTTGCGCATCGCTGACAGCGGTCCGGGGATCGAACGCGATGACCGAGAGCGTATTTTTCGACGATTTTTCAGGGGTGAGAAGAGTCGGAATAGTCCTGGAAATGGCCTTGGCCTGGCATTAGTAAAAGCCATCTGTGATCTGCATGGTGCTGACATAACTGTGTCGGAAAATAAGCCAGGAACAACTTTCGAGATCATCTTTGTTGGGTAA
- a CDS encoding response regulator transcription factor, with protein sequence MRVLVVEDDGETAEYICTSLKALGHVTKHAPDGKQGFLDALDSDFDVIVVDRMLPGLDGMTLVRSVRGANVDTPILFLSALGGLNDRVNGLEAGADDYLVKPFAFSELSARLTALARRPPMQTEETRLQVADLEIDLIRHTVRRSGQEIAVQPREFRLLSYLMKNAERVVTRTMLLEAVWDFHFDPNTNVVETHISRLRNKIDKPFDQPLIHTVRGAGYSLHG encoded by the coding sequence ATGCGGGTGCTTGTTGTAGAAGATGATGGCGAGACGGCTGAGTATATCTGCACCAGCCTAAAGGCGCTTGGTCATGTGACGAAGCATGCGCCGGATGGCAAACAAGGTTTCCTTGATGCCTTGGATAGTGACTTTGACGTAATCGTTGTCGACCGGATGCTGCCCGGCTTGGATGGGATGACCCTCGTCAGATCAGTGCGCGGAGCTAATGTTGATACGCCGATCCTGTTCCTGAGCGCGCTCGGCGGGTTGAACGACCGGGTGAATGGATTGGAAGCCGGGGCGGACGACTACCTTGTAAAACCTTTTGCTTTTTCAGAACTATCTGCGCGGCTGACTGCACTTGCGCGTCGCCCCCCAATGCAGACTGAAGAAACGAGACTTCAGGTTGCCGATCTGGAGATTGACCTGATCCGCCATACTGTGCGCAGATCCGGCCAAGAGATAGCCGTGCAACCGCGCGAGTTTCGCCTACTATCCTATCTAATGAAGAACGCCGAGCGCGTAGTGACACGCACCATGTTGCTGGAAGCAGTTTGGGACTTCCACTTTGATCCGAACACCAATGTCGTCGAAACGCATATCAGCCGCCTACGCAACAAAATCGACAAACCCTTCGACCAGCCGTTAATCCATACCGTTCGGGGCGCTGGATACAGCCTCCATGGATAA
- a CDS encoding IS110 family transposase, protein MNEVTMIGVDLAKSVFQAHGATATGEPMFRKKLTRGQFLKFLGEQPSCVVAMEACASSHYWGREIMKLGHDVRLIPPIYVKPFVKRQKNDANDAEAIAEAAVRPTMRFVPVKSAEQQSRSMVFKTRDLFVRQRNSIINALRGHLMEYGIIAPPGRNFVKKLAEQIDSPDCDLPSIVIELSHIHLDQLSIITDKIVAIERRLKEESKSDPETIRLQTAPGVGPVSAMAIKAFSPPLEGFKRGRDFAAWLGLVPVQKSTGGRQVLGRTSKMGQRDIRRLLIIGAMTRIRWAIKNGPPKGSWLEQMLERKPRMLVAIALANKTARTIWAMMTKHEDYRDPIATA, encoded by the coding sequence ATGAATGAAGTTACAATGATCGGCGTCGACTTGGCAAAGTCCGTTTTCCAGGCACACGGCGCGACGGCTACTGGTGAGCCAATGTTCCGCAAGAAACTAACTCGGGGTCAGTTCCTGAAGTTCTTGGGCGAACAGCCCTCTTGCGTGGTCGCAATGGAGGCATGTGCGTCATCGCACTACTGGGGTCGCGAGATCATGAAGTTGGGCCATGACGTCCGCTTGATCCCACCTATCTATGTGAAGCCATTCGTTAAGCGCCAGAAGAATGACGCAAACGACGCCGAGGCCATTGCGGAAGCGGCAGTCAGGCCCACAATGCGATTTGTTCCTGTCAAATCGGCTGAACAACAATCCCGTTCGATGGTCTTCAAGACACGGGATTTGTTTGTTCGGCAACGTAACTCCATCATCAATGCGCTGCGTGGTCATTTGATGGAATACGGGATCATCGCCCCTCCCGGTCGGAACTTTGTAAAGAAGTTAGCTGAACAGATTGATAGCCCGGATTGTGACCTGCCTTCAATTGTTATTGAACTCAGCCATATACACTTGGATCAGCTAAGTATCATTACTGACAAAATAGTTGCGATAGAGCGGCGCCTGAAAGAAGAATCGAAATCCGACCCAGAAACGATCCGATTGCAAACTGCGCCGGGGGTCGGACCTGTGAGTGCAATGGCGATCAAGGCATTCTCCCCGCCGCTAGAAGGCTTCAAACGCGGTCGGGATTTTGCGGCATGGCTGGGTCTGGTCCCGGTTCAGAAATCAACAGGTGGGCGGCAAGTGTTGGGGCGAACATCAAAGATGGGGCAACGCGACATCCGACGACTGCTGATCATCGGCGCCATGACCCGGATCAGATGGGCGATCAAAAATGGACCACCTAAAGGGTCGTGGCTTGAGCAAATGTTAGAACGCAAACCACGTATGTTGGTCGCAATCGCGTTGGCTAACAAAACAGCCCGAACCATTTGGGCAATGATGACGAAGCATGAAGATTATCGAGATCCGATCGCGACGGCGTAA
- a CDS encoding phospholipid carrier-dependent glycosyltransferase, with the protein MGVLSLLFTWVRQHRGADQALLVTTVLASSFMFFGASAFVMTDMVMVLGTTLSMIGFYNYMIDGPSRIAWGRWFFVGIAIGLMAKGPVALVITMFALGPWLAVTGHWRDLHGFPWLSGLLIAATLTLPWYILAEIKSPGFLHYFLLGEHFQRFVVPGWQGDLYGSGHEQPKGMIWFYASATFLPWSLFGLTLFPRAVSCISEMTGNDQGWHSYLALWVVAPLILFTPAANILPAYALPGLPAAAVLLVSLWAQVRGQPGWWTRSAIVVAIGFVGVAFLTLTILVRYQPGTVTGRSERALVTAAQSYDPDVQITYWGGRSFSAEFYTRGQVQFTERTATFDGFPDNGLRDAVAIPASIASKLAPLLAPRFDPAGRFGYRILFVEALDREVSR; encoded by the coding sequence ATGGGAGTGCTAAGCCTTCTTTTCACCTGGGTGCGCCAGCATCGAGGCGCAGATCAGGCTCTCCTCGTCACCACGGTGCTCGCCTCATCCTTTATGTTTTTCGGCGCGTCGGCCTTTGTGATGACGGACATGGTCATGGTGCTCGGCACTACCTTGAGCATGATCGGCTTCTACAACTATATGATAGACGGCCCCTCTCGCATTGCATGGGGGCGGTGGTTCTTTGTCGGCATTGCTATCGGCCTTATGGCGAAGGGACCAGTCGCGCTTGTGATCACAATGTTCGCACTTGGGCCTTGGCTCGCTGTGACGGGGCACTGGCGGGATTTACACGGGTTTCCCTGGCTATCCGGGCTGTTGATCGCCGCGACGCTGACCCTTCCGTGGTATATTCTGGCCGAGATCAAGTCTCCGGGTTTCCTGCATTACTTTCTCCTCGGAGAGCACTTCCAACGCTTTGTCGTGCCGGGCTGGCAGGGAGATCTCTACGGGTCCGGCCATGAGCAGCCCAAAGGCATGATTTGGTTCTATGCTTCCGCAACGTTTCTTCCGTGGAGCTTGTTTGGCTTGACCCTGTTTCCCAGAGCAGTGTCTTGCATCTCCGAGATGACAGGCAATGATCAGGGCTGGCATAGCTATCTTGCTCTTTGGGTCGTCGCGCCGCTGATCCTCTTCACACCCGCCGCAAACATTTTGCCGGCCTATGCTTTGCCCGGGCTTCCCGCCGCAGCGGTTCTCTTGGTCTCGCTTTGGGCACAGGTTAGGGGCCAGCCGGGGTGGTGGACGCGGAGTGCGATCGTCGTGGCCATCGGCTTCGTGGGGGTTGCATTTCTGACCTTGACCATTCTGGTGCGATACCAGCCCGGAACGGTCACCGGCCGGTCCGAGCGCGCATTAGTAACTGCGGCGCAAAGTTACGACCCTGATGTGCAGATTACCTATTGGGGCGGTCGCAGCTTTTCAGCCGAGTTCTATACGCGGGGCCAAGTCCAGTTCACAGAACGAACCGCAACATTCGATGGCTTCCCAGACAATGGCTTGCGCGACGCGGTGGCCATCCCGGCATCTATCGCCTCGAAACTGGCCCCTCTTCTGGCCCCACGGTTCGACCCTGCCGGGCGGTTTGGGTATCGCATTTTGTTCGTCGAAGCTCTGGATCGGGAGGTATCACGATGA
- a CDS encoding glycosyltransferase family 2 protein, translated as MNRRPGSYVKPQLVSSPQPIPDLSFVIPAYNEAGNITRTVAQVDAHARRLVSSFEIIIVDDGSLDATFEESRALCTQYPLRVLRLSRNFGKEHAIMAGLESTVGAAVVILDADLQEPLFHLETMLKHRAEGYEMVYAVRAQRRDETWRKRAFTRAFYALLNIGGDTAIPANARDFRLMDRRVVGALCALPERNRFMKGLYGWVGFRTKAVAIELEPRASGASKFGFAGLFRLGLTGLTSFTAWPLRVWTGVGMTIAACSILYALGIAVRTLIFGIDVPGWSTLVVAVMLLGGVQLISIGVLGEYLSRVFTEVKGRPGFIVAEDFSADPEHL; from the coding sequence ATGAACCGTCGCCCCGGAAGCTATGTTAAGCCTCAGCTCGTTTCTTCTCCACAACCTATTCCCGATCTTTCGTTTGTGATCCCCGCCTACAATGAGGCAGGCAATATCACTAGAACGGTGGCCCAGGTGGATGCGCATGCCCGGAGACTGGTGAGTAGCTTTGAGATCATCATCGTGGACGATGGCAGCCTCGATGCCACCTTTGAAGAAAGTCGAGCGCTCTGCACCCAATATCCGCTTCGTGTGCTGCGGCTGTCGCGGAATTTCGGCAAGGAGCATGCGATCATGGCCGGTCTGGAGAGCACAGTGGGTGCGGCGGTGGTCATCCTTGATGCCGATCTTCAGGAACCCCTTTTTCATCTCGAAACCATGCTGAAGCATCGCGCCGAGGGGTATGAGATGGTCTATGCTGTCCGCGCGCAACGCCGCGACGAAACATGGCGCAAACGGGCTTTCACCCGAGCGTTCTATGCCCTGCTGAATATCGGCGGCGACACCGCAATACCGGCCAACGCCCGCGACTTCAGGCTCATGGATCGACGGGTTGTCGGTGCGCTCTGTGCCTTGCCTGAGCGCAATCGATTTATGAAGGGGCTGTATGGCTGGGTTGGCTTTCGCACAAAGGCTGTGGCGATAGAGTTGGAGCCGCGGGCGTCCGGGGCCTCTAAATTCGGCTTTGCTGGCTTGTTTAGGTTAGGTTTGACTGGTCTCACGTCCTTCACTGCTTGGCCACTGCGGGTCTGGACAGGGGTTGGTATGACCATTGCTGCCTGTTCAATCCTCTACGCCCTCGGGATTGCCGTCCGCACCCTCATCTTCGGCATCGACGTGCCGGGTTGGTCGACCCTTGTGGTGGCCGTCATGTTGCTGGGAGGCGTGCAGCTTATCTCCATCGGTGTATTGGGCGAATACCTCTCGCGGGTCTTCACCGAAGTCAAAGGCCGTCCCGGCTTTATCGTTGCCGAAGATTTTTCTGCTGATCCGGAACATCTATGA
- a CDS encoding GtrA family protein, which translates to MWRQLLRFGMVGLFSTFVHMVIGFLLIQSNWQPVMANLIAFTIAFLISFIGHLGFSFADQDVSLSNTLWKFALVALIGFAGNEVLLIVLLSVGDRTEIMSLWTSTGCIAFFTFALSKFWAFRGPAQLRRPPR; encoded by the coding sequence ATGTGGCGCCAATTATTGCGTTTCGGGATGGTCGGCCTGTTTTCGACCTTCGTTCATATGGTGATTGGCTTTCTACTGATCCAATCAAACTGGCAGCCAGTGATGGCGAACCTGATCGCCTTCACAATTGCTTTTCTGATTAGCTTCATCGGCCATCTCGGCTTTTCTTTTGCAGACCAAGACGTCAGCCTATCAAACACGCTTTGGAAATTCGCGCTTGTCGCCCTGATCGGCTTTGCCGGCAACGAAGTGCTGCTGATTGTTTTGCTATCTGTCGGTGATCGGACTGAAATCATGAGCCTGTGGACCTCAACCGGGTGCATTGCATTTTTCACTTTTGCGCTCAGCAAATTTTGGGCGTTTCGGGGTCCCGCGCAGCTGCGCCGACCCCCGCGCTAA
- a CDS encoding metallophosphoesterase, translating to MKKTAFRTLLATTVALILVAGTEGQVFSVAASGIRSLASPLQSDMFDTNRVHKLDVTLPFSVLAAGDIASCANGGYLGRTDRNLRYAVGLPRAEATPNEGMIDTTSILEQHPETAVLALGDLVYKRGEAVGFEDCYDPYWGAAWERTWPTPGNHEYHSPLAYAYYDYWQDRAGPDRSGYYALQAGNWLILSLNSEIDASEGSAQVKWAKEVLAAHPDSCTAAYFHKPAYSSVVRSGSNDARALFRLVADAGVRFVLHGHNHFYERTAPLDAEGKPTEGGTIAFVVGAGGKSTQGNIEPAAFSERLIAGTTGVLKLTFTDESAIWTYLTAPGSEETDSGLIPC from the coding sequence ATGAAAAAAACCGCCTTTCGAACCCTATTGGCAACAACAGTGGCCCTTATTCTTGTTGCCGGGACCGAAGGGCAGGTATTCTCCGTCGCGGCTTCTGGCATACGGTCATTGGCGAGCCCTTTGCAATCAGACATGTTCGACACAAACCGGGTCCACAAACTGGATGTGACGCTGCCGTTCTCTGTTTTGGCGGCAGGTGACATCGCCTCCTGCGCAAACGGGGGCTACTTGGGTAGAACCGACAGAAACCTGCGCTATGCGGTTGGTCTTCCCCGGGCAGAGGCCACACCGAACGAGGGCATGATAGACACCACCAGTATCTTGGAACAACACCCCGAAACGGCAGTGCTTGCCTTGGGGGACCTGGTTTATAAACGCGGAGAAGCCGTGGGCTTTGAAGATTGCTACGACCCCTATTGGGGCGCTGCTTGGGAGCGCACATGGCCGACCCCTGGAAACCACGAATACCACTCCCCTCTTGCATATGCATACTATGACTACTGGCAAGATCGCGCAGGACCAGACCGAAGCGGCTATTACGCCCTGCAAGCCGGGAACTGGTTGATCCTGTCACTCAACAGCGAGATCGATGCGTCCGAAGGGTCTGCACAGGTGAAATGGGCAAAAGAAGTGCTCGCAGCGCATCCCGACAGCTGCACTGCCGCATATTTTCATAAACCCGCCTATTCGAGCGTGGTGCGCAGCGGATCGAACGATGCACGGGCGCTGTTCCGGCTTGTCGCTGACGCGGGTGTCCGCTTCGTCTTGCATGGTCATAATCACTTCTACGAACGCACCGCGCCGCTGGATGCCGAGGGAAAGCCAACAGAGGGCGGCACGATCGCCTTCGTGGTAGGGGCCGGCGGCAAGTCGACACAGGGCAATATTGAGCCTGCGGCCTTCTCTGAGCGGCTGATTGCCGGGACAACAGGCGTGCTGAAGCTGACCTTCACAGATGAGTCGGCCATCTGGACCTACCTCACCGCCCCCGGATCGGAGGAAACTGACAGCGGCTTGATCCCGTGCTGA